From one Actinopolymorpha sp. NPDC004070 genomic stretch:
- a CDS encoding MerR family transcriptional regulator: MTSTRAGSPDGSRRSRPAFDVSMDAETPVYVISVAAELTGLHPQTLRTYDRLGLVTPGRSGGGGRRYSLRDIETLRHVTELTAAGIGLEGVRRILELESVVEALGTRVQELEGALDDARLMFERAAEQAAYLPELLPRPSQAVVVWKGRARRRRQP; this comes from the coding sequence ATGACGAGCACTCGCGCCGGCTCGCCGGACGGCTCCCGCCGCTCCCGGCCCGCCTTCGACGTGTCGATGGACGCCGAGACGCCGGTGTACGTCATCAGCGTCGCGGCCGAGCTCACCGGCCTGCACCCGCAGACGCTCCGCACCTACGACCGGCTCGGCCTGGTAACGCCGGGCCGGTCCGGGGGCGGCGGCCGGCGCTACTCCCTCCGGGACATCGAGACCCTGCGGCACGTCACCGAGCTCACCGCCGCGGGCATCGGCCTGGAAGGTGTACGCCGGATCCTTGAGCTGGAGTCGGTGGTCGAGGCGCTCGGCACCCGAGTCCAGGAGCTGGAGGGCGCGCTCGATGACGCCCGGTTGATGTTCGAACGTGCCGCCGAGCAGGCGGCCTATCTCCCCGAGCTCCTGCCCCGCCCGAGCCAGGCCGTCGTGGTCTGGAAGGGCCGGGCTCGGCGTCGGCGACAGCCCTGA
- the dnaJ gene encoding molecular chaperone DnaJ translates to MGTKEWLEKDFYKVLGVSKDAKPEEIKKSYRKLARANHPDANRGDAKAEERFKEVSEAYSVLSDPAKRKEYDEARSLFGGGGFRFPGGGGGTGGQAGGGFPFDLGDIFTQQGGNRGGGGLGDILGGIFTGGRTRTPPGTRPRRGADVETEVTIGFRDAVDGVTVPLRMTSDAPCPACSGTGAKAGTMPRVCPDCEGVGMRATSQGGRLAMTEPCRSCRGRGLVVDNPCPTCHGSGRAESARTMQVRIPAGVYDNQRIRLRGKGAAGERGGPAGDLYVTVHVHADERFGRKGEHLTVTVPISFPEAALGGEVKVPTLAGPLVTLKVPPGTPNGRTFRVRGKGAARRDGTKGDLLVTVEVVVPDHLDDKAREALDAYRRATGADAARGEYDGKEGVR, encoded by the coding sequence ATGGGCACGAAGGAATGGCTCGAGAAGGACTTCTACAAGGTGCTCGGCGTCTCCAAGGATGCGAAGCCCGAGGAGATCAAGAAGTCCTACCGCAAGCTCGCCCGGGCGAACCACCCCGACGCCAACCGGGGTGACGCGAAGGCGGAGGAGCGGTTCAAGGAGGTTTCCGAGGCCTACTCCGTCCTCTCCGACCCGGCCAAGCGCAAGGAGTACGACGAGGCACGGTCGCTGTTCGGCGGAGGCGGGTTCCGCTTCCCCGGCGGCGGCGGAGGGACCGGCGGCCAGGCCGGCGGCGGGTTCCCGTTCGACCTCGGCGACATCTTCACCCAGCAGGGCGGCAACCGCGGGGGCGGCGGTCTGGGCGACATCCTCGGTGGCATCTTCACCGGTGGGCGCACCCGGACCCCGCCGGGCACCCGCCCGCGCCGGGGTGCCGACGTGGAGACCGAGGTCACCATCGGATTCCGTGACGCGGTCGACGGAGTGACGGTCCCGCTCCGGATGACCAGCGACGCGCCGTGCCCGGCGTGTTCGGGCACCGGTGCGAAGGCCGGCACGATGCCGCGGGTGTGCCCGGACTGCGAGGGTGTCGGGATGCGGGCCACCTCCCAGGGTGGCCGGCTGGCGATGACCGAGCCGTGCCGCTCCTGCCGGGGCCGCGGCCTGGTGGTCGACAACCCGTGCCCCACCTGCCACGGCTCGGGCCGGGCGGAGTCGGCCCGCACCATGCAGGTGCGCATCCCGGCCGGGGTGTACGACAACCAGCGCATCCGTCTGCGCGGCAAGGGTGCCGCCGGCGAGCGCGGCGGACCCGCCGGCGACCTGTACGTCACCGTGCACGTGCATGCCGACGAGCGGTTCGGCCGCAAGGGCGAGCACCTCACCGTCACCGTGCCGATCTCGTTCCCCGAGGCGGCGCTCGGTGGTGAGGTGAAGGTGCCCACCCTCGCCGGCCCGCTGGTCACCCTGAAGGTTCCGCCGGGCACCCCCAACGGCCGTACGTTCCGCGTACGCGGCAAGGGCGCGGCCCGCAGGGACGGCACCAAGGGCGACCTGCTGGTCACTGTGGAGGTGGTCGTTCCGGACCATCTCGACGACAAGGCCAGGGAAGCCCTCGACGCCTACCGCCGGGCGACCGGCGCCGACGCGGCTCGCGGTGAGTACGACGGGAAGGAAGGCGTGCGATGA